A window from Triticum aestivum cultivar Chinese Spring chromosome 6D, IWGSC CS RefSeq v2.1, whole genome shotgun sequence encodes these proteins:
- the LOC123145411 gene encoding APO protein 2, chloroplastic gives MAAAMRPSSPPYPLPPPPTCSSRLPQLRCFVGLRCSAPRVQVRRQLDAVAGIGSGARGCGGRFRAPASSASQPCYSSIVIRNDNSQNADFPRNYSKREKKPFPIPVLELRRRARQRMKEAEGKPRGPPPPPKNGLLVQRLIPEAYRVYNARISLINNLKRLMKVVPVKGCKYCGEIHVGSVGHPFRTCRGMSSDKRKGEHDWGSTFVEAVFLPVEAYHLEDRLGPRIPHDQRFEVPRIPALVELCIQAGLDLPEYPTKRRRKPIVKIGRKEFVDANEDDLPDPEPDKFKEPILEEVSDDEITPPSSPEETAALAEETLKVWETLRNGALRLMKRYSVRVCGYCPEVHIGASGHKARNCGAFKHQQRNGQHGWQAAVLDDLIPPRYVWHMPESGELQKELKIFYGQAPAVVEICIQGGAQVPEKYKATMRLDIGIPSSLKEAEMVV, from the exons ATGGCCGCGGCCATGAGACCCTCCTCCCCCCCCTACCCTCTCCCGCCTCCCCCGACCTGCTCGTCCCGCCTCCCCCAGCTCCGCTGCTTCGTCGGCCTCCGGTGTTCCGCCCCTCGCGTCCAG GTCAGGAGGCAATTAGACGCGGTTGCAGGAATTGGCAGTGGTGCGCGTGGATGCGGTGGACGATTCAG AGCGCCTGCTTCCAGTGCGTCCCAGCCTTGTTATAGCTCCATCGTCATTAGAAACGACAATTCTCaaaatgccgattttccacgtaaCTACTCCAAAAGGGAGAAGAAACCATTTCCTATACCAGTACTGGAGTTAAGGCGCCGAGCGAGACAGAGGATGAAGGAAGCTGAAGGGAAGCCTAGGGGGCCGCCGCCACCTCCGAAAAATGGATTGCTGGTCCAGAGACTAATACCAGAGGCATACAGAGTGTACAACGCAAGAATTTCGCTGATCAACAACTTGAAGAGGCTGATGAAAGTAGTACCAGTGAAAGGCTGCAA ATATTGCGGTGAGATACACGTTGGATCTGTTGGACACCCTTTCAGAACATGCCGAGGAATGTCTTCTGATAAACGTAAGGGAGAACATGACTGGGGAAGTACTTTTGTTGAAGCTGTTTTCTTGCCAGTTGAAGCTTACCACCTAGAGGACCGTCTAGGCCCGCGTATCCCTCATGACCAGAGGTTTGAGGTGCCCCGCATTCCTGCTCTTGTGGAGCTTTGCATCCAAGCTGGTCTCGACCTCCCTGAGTACCCCACAAAGCGCCGAAGAAAGCCAATTGTTAAGATCGGAAGGAAAGAGTTTGTCGACGCAAATGAAGATGACCTGCCTGACCCGGAGCCTGACAAATTTAAGGAGCCAATTCTCGAAGAAGTATCCGACGATGAGATTACCCCTCCGTCGAGCCCAGAGGAGACGGCTGCTCTTGCCGAGGAAACACTCAAAGTGTGGGAGACACTCCGGAACGGTGCCTTGAGGCTCATGAAGAGGTATTCAGTGAGGGTGTGTGGATACTGTCCTGAGGTGCACATTGGAGCGAGTGGTCATAAAGCGCGCAACTGTGGAGCCTTCAAGCACCAGCAGAGGAATGGACAGCATGGATGGCAGGCGGCGGTGCTCGATGACCTAATACCCCCTAGATACGTCTGGCACATGCCGGAATCTGGGGAGTTGCAGAAGGAGCTCAAGATCTTCTATGGGCAGGCGCCGGCTGTCGTTGAGATATGCATTCAAGGCGGCGCACAAGTGCCGGAGAAGTACAAAGCCACAATGAGGCTAGATATAGGGATTCCCTCCAGTTTGAAAGAGGCTGAAATGGTCGTCTGA
- the LOC123141763 gene encoding dynein light chain 1, cytoplasmic, with protein sequence MREQGRRGGVIRSLLGVARLAEDDGAGAEEGGSKKEDGGGAERKAVVRVVAADMPPALQRRAFRCARDELAGMPHFPRRLEPKRLALALKKEFDTAYGAAWHCIVGTSFGSYVTHAKGGFLYFSVDKVYILLFRTAVEPPPH encoded by the exons ATGAGGGAgcaggggcgccggggcggcgtcATCAGGTCGCTGCTCGGCGTCGCCAGGCtcgcggaggacgacggcgctgGCGCCGAGGAGGGCGGCTCGAagaaggaggacggcggcggcgcggagaggaaggCGGTGGTGCGGGTGGTGGCGGCCGACATGCCGCCCGCGCTGCAGCGGCGCGCGTTCCGCTGCGCCCGCGACGAGCTCGCCGGGATGCCGCACTTCCCGCGCCGCCTCGAGCCCAAGCGCCTCGCGCTCGCCCTCAAGAAG GAGTTCGACACCGCCTACGGGGCGGCTTGGCACTGCATCGTGGGGACGAGCTTCGGTTCATACGTCACTCACGCCAAGGGCGGGTTCTTGTACTTTTCTGTTGATAAGGTCTACATACTGCTCTTCAGGACGGCGGTGGAGCCCCCGCCCCATTGA
- the LOC123145412 gene encoding endoglucanase 6 encodes MGLSSVLLLALLLLPAVASAGHHDYGDALHKSILFFEGQRSGRLPPDQRLRWRRDSGLHDGAAAGVDLTGGYYDAGDNVKFGFPMAFTATLMSWGLIDFGRSFGPHKEEARKAVRWATDYFMKATAKRNTVYVQVGDASKDHSCWERPEDMDTPRTVYKVDPSHPGSDVAAETAAALAAGSIVFRDADPVYSQRLLDRAMAVFKFADRYRGAYSSSLHAAVCPCYCDFDGYQDELLWAAAWLHKASRRREYRQYIKRNEVVLGASDSINEFGWDNKHAGINVLISKEVLMGKDEYFQSFRANANNFMCTLLPGISDHPQIQYSPGGLLFKVGGSNMQHVTSLSFLILAYSNYLSHAGAHVSCGGGGGRSAPPTKLRQVAKRQVDYILGDNPLRMSYMVGYGPRFPRRIHHRGSSIPSVAAHPARIGCKAGAAYYASAAPNPNLLVGAVVGGPSDATDAFPDARAVFQQSEPTTYINAPLMGLLAYFSAHPNPAEWADD; translated from the exons ATGGGGCTGTCGTCTGTGCTTCTGCTGGCGCTGCTGCTCTTGCCGGCGGTGGCGTCGGCTGGGCATCACGACTACGGCGACGCCCTCCACAAGAGCATACTCTTCTTCGAGGGGCAGCGCTCCGGCAGGCTTCCTCCCGACCAGCGCCTCCGCTGGCGCCGCGACTCCGGCCTCcacgacggcgccgccgccggc gtggACCTGACGGGAGGGTACTACGACGCCGGCGACAACGTGAAGTTCGGGTTCCCGATGGCGTTCACGGCGACGCTCATGTCGTGGGGGCTGATCGACTTCGGCCGCAGCTTCGGGCCGCACAAGGAGGAGGCGAGGAAGGCGGTGCGGTGGGCGACGGACTACTTCATGAAGGCCACGGCCAAGCGCAACACGGTGTACGTGCAGGTGGGCGACGCCTCCAAGGACCACTCCTGCTGGGAGCGGCCCGAGGACATGGACACCCCGCGCACCGTCTACAAGGTCGACCCCTCCCACCCGGGCTCCGACGTCGCCGCCgagaccgccgccgccctcgccgccggctcCATCGTCTTCCGCGACGCCGACCCCGTCTATTCCCAGCGCCTCCTCGACCGCGCCATGGCC GTGTTCAAGTTCGCGGACAGGTACCGGGGCGCCTACAGCAGCAGCCTCCACGCGGCGGTGTGCCCCTGCTACTGCGACTTCGACGGGTACCAGGACGAGCTGCTGTGGGCGGCGGCGTGGCTGCACAAGGCGTCCCGGAGGCGGGAGTACCGGCAGTACATCAAGAGGAACGAGGTGGTGCTCGGCGCCAGCGACTCCATCAACGAGTTCGGCTGGGACAACAAGCACGCCGGCATCAACGTCCTCATCTCCAAG GAGGTTCTAATGGGGAAGGACGAGTACTTCCAGTCCTTCCGCGCCAACGCCAACAACTTCATGTGCACCCTCCTCCCCGGCATCTCCGACCACCCCCAGATCCAGTACTCCCCAG GCGGGCTGCTGTTCAAGGTCGGGGGCAGCAACATGCAGCACGTGACGTCGCTCTCCTTCCTCATCCTGGCCTACTCCAACTACCTGAGCCACGCGGGCGCGCACGtctcctgcggcggcggcggcggcagatccgCGCCGCCGACGAagctccggcaggtggccaagcgGCAGGTGGACTACATCCTCGGGGACAACCCGCTGCGCATGTCCTACATGGTCGGCTACGGCCCGCGGTTCCCGCGCCGGATCCACCACCGCGGCAGCTCCATCCCGTCGGTGGCGGCGCACCCGGCGAGGATCGGGTGCAAGGCCGGCGCCGCCTACTACGCCAGCGCGGCGCCCAACCCGAACCTGCTGGTGGGCGCCGTCGTCGGCGGGCCCAGCGACGCCACCGACGCCTTCCCCGACGCGCGCGCCGTGTTCCAGCAGTCCGAGCCCACCACGTACATCAACGCGCCGCTCATGGGCCTCCTCGCCTACTTCTCCGCCCACCCCAACCCCGCCGAGTGGGCCGACGACTAA
- the LOC123145413 gene encoding uncharacterized protein At3g17950 — protein sequence MDNDAGMIPSSPSAESSSSSSDIDTESTCSFFRDRSTTLGTLMGVSLADGEDRPPETQQAAGEQERPREPAPGEEGWTWRRRWRPRRGASWWRLCRDDVGGTTSLAHFLHMERQLSGDGGEVTVPLFENGRVLPSSSATAAAVVEDQRAKWKLRRSAQGSLSLARLPVLLTGICSGGA from the exons ATGGACAACGACGCCGGCATGATCCCCTCCTCGCCCTCCGCCGAGTCGTCGTCCTCTTCCTCCGACATCGACACCGAG TCCACATGCTCGTTCTTCCGGGACCGGAGCACGACGCTGGGGACGCTCATGGGCGTGTCCTTGGCTGACGGGGAGGACCGGCCTCCGGAGACGCAGCAGGCGGCGGGCGAGCAGGAGAGGCCCCGCGAGCCGGCGCCGGGGGAGGAGGGCTGGACGTGGCGCCGGAGGTGGAGGCCGCGCCGCGGCGCCAGCTGGTGGCGGCTGTGCAGGGACGACGTCGGCGGCACGACGTCGCTGGCCCACTTCCTGCACATGGAGAGGCAgctctccggcgacggcggggaggTGACGGTGCCGCTGTTCGAGAACGGGAGGGTGCTGCCGTCGTCGTCCGCGACGGCTGCCGCGGTCGTGGAGGATCAGAGGGCCAAGTGGAAGCTGCGGAGGTCCGCCCAGGGGTCGTTGTCGCTGGCGAGGCTGCCGGTGCTGCTCACCGGCATCTGCAGCGGCGGAGCTTGA